A genomic stretch from Methanoculleus horonobensis includes:
- a CDS encoding PAS domain-containing protein, translating into MHRLTGMAEDRTVLLAEPDRDAAGKVSCWLQGEGYTVVSVVGRGDDALAAAAASRPGFVVLDASLPCPKSPLATALTIRDRLKIPVVFTTADPMNALPPGGPEGLSREEILEKPFGPNDLAAAMAAAAARHRSGCLRRAWDEAFRRAADSISYFVMTLDANRRIRFINLPGAILAGRSRTALAGRDAVGTVLPKSDRDGNYLRKRFEEGREIEFVVDYMPAGGGRVPVRWTCHPALDPGECCGGWICFGTEDEDVLLPDFDSRERVLRQIEENVEQLMTLNDRIRNPLQVIAALAGFMDGDARDKILLQVEMIDDTVRQLDLRFLESSSIREYLRKHHQIEAP; encoded by the coding sequence ATGCACCGCCTGACCGGCATGGCGGAGGATCGCACCGTCCTCCTTGCGGAACCCGACCGTGACGCCGCCGGAAAGGTCTCCTGCTGGCTGCAGGGCGAGGGGTATACAGTTGTGAGCGTGGTCGGGCGTGGCGATGACGCCCTCGCGGCCGCAGCGGCATCCCGGCCGGGTTTTGTCGTCCTTGACGCTTCCCTCCCCTGCCCGAAAAGCCCTCTCGCGACGGCTCTTACGATCCGTGACCGGCTGAAGATCCCCGTCGTCTTCACGACGGCAGACCCGATGAACGCGCTGCCTCCGGGCGGGCCGGAAGGGCTCTCGCGAGAGGAGATCCTGGAGAAACCCTTCGGGCCGAACGACCTTGCCGCCGCGATGGCAGCCGCGGCCGCACGCCACCGCTCCGGGTGCCTGCGCCGGGCATGGGACGAGGCATTCAGGCGCGCTGCCGATTCTATCTCGTATTTTGTCATGACCCTGGACGCCAACCGCCGCATCCGGTTCATCAACCTCCCGGGAGCGATCCTTGCCGGACGCTCCCGCACGGCACTCGCCGGGCGAGATGCCGTCGGGACTGTTCTGCCGAAGTCCGATCGGGACGGCAATTATCTCCGGAAGCGGTTCGAAGAGGGGCGGGAGATTGAGTTTGTCGTTGATTACATGCCCGCCGGTGGGGGGCGGGTGCCCGTCCGGTGGACCTGCCACCCGGCACTGGATCCCGGGGAGTGTTGTGGCGGTTGGATCTGTTTCGGCACTGAAGATGAGGACGTCCTTCTCCCGGACTTCGATTCCCGGGAGAGGGTGCTCCGGCAGATCGAGGAGAATGTCGAGCAACTCATGACCCTCAACGACCGGATCCGCAATCCCCTTCAGGTGATCGCCGCACTGGCCGGATTCATGGATGGTGACGCTCGCGACAAGATCCTGCTCCAGGTGGAGATGATCGACGATACCGTCCGGCAACTCGACCTGAGGTTCCTCGAATCGTCGTCGATCCGGGAGTATCTCCGCAAGCACCACCAGATTGAGGCCCCGTGA
- a CDS encoding agmatine deiminase family protein, with product MEMSTQKIGLIQTAVSEDADRNLERTLEAARTAIAKGARILCLQELYRVPYFPQYEDTDASRYAETIPGPSTEAFAALAREHGVVIVVPVYERAASGEHYNTAVVIDADGRLLPAYRKVHVPYDPLFYEKTYFLPGDRYRVYDTRYGRIAVLICYDQWFPEAARAVALMGAEIVFYPTAIGRIAGEEPPEGDWREAWETVQRGHAIANSVHVAAVNRVGSEGDIRFFGSSFVADAFGNVLARASETGEEVLVVEIDLAENEAVREGWGFFRNRRPETYGLLARKLPPGMTPAASGYRMPAEWEPHDAVWLSWPHDRETFPDLAAVEGIYVEIIAALRGSETVDLLVTGEAMRTRIEAMLEEEGVDTGGIRFHLANYADVWFRDYGPTFLVNRKTGNLAMVNWTFNAWGNKYAELMEDSRIPLAMNREMELPLFTPGIVLEGGSIEVNGCGTVITTEACLLNPNRNPHLAREEVEAYLEAYLGAGHVIWLKQGIAGDDTDGHVDDIARFVNPTTVFCALEENEDDENYAVLQENYEILLSSTDQDGNLLTVIPLPMPGRVGGAERLPASYANFYIGNTVVLVPVFKHPNDRIAVARIQQVFPDREVVGIDCTAMVAGFGAVHCISQQQPSAAPRITCPGEGSASRVE from the coding sequence ATGGAGATGAGCACACAGAAGATCGGCCTCATCCAGACGGCGGTGAGCGAGGATGCCGACCGCAACCTGGAGCGCACCCTTGAAGCGGCGAGAACGGCGATCGCGAAGGGTGCGCGGATCCTCTGCCTGCAGGAACTCTACCGCGTCCCCTACTTCCCGCAGTACGAGGATACGGACGCTTCCCGCTACGCTGAGACGATCCCGGGGCCGTCGACCGAAGCCTTCGCGGCGCTTGCCCGGGAGCACGGCGTGGTGATCGTCGTGCCGGTCTACGAGCGTGCCGCCTCAGGAGAGCACTACAACACTGCCGTGGTGATCGACGCCGACGGCAGGCTCCTCCCCGCCTACCGGAAGGTGCATGTCCCCTACGACCCGCTCTTTTACGAGAAGACCTACTTCCTGCCCGGCGACCGCTATCGGGTCTACGATACCCGTTACGGCCGGATTGCCGTGCTCATCTGTTACGATCAGTGGTTCCCGGAGGCCGCGAGGGCGGTTGCGCTCATGGGCGCGGAGATCGTCTTCTACCCGACCGCCATCGGCCGGATTGCCGGGGAAGAGCCGCCCGAAGGCGACTGGCGCGAGGCGTGGGAGACGGTGCAGCGCGGTCACGCGATCGCAAACAGCGTCCACGTCGCCGCCGTCAACCGGGTGGGGAGCGAGGGCGATATCCGGTTCTTCGGGAGCTCGTTCGTCGCCGACGCGTTCGGGAACGTCCTCGCCCGGGCGAGCGAGACCGGTGAGGAGGTACTCGTCGTGGAGATCGACCTCGCGGAGAACGAGGCCGTCCGGGAAGGCTGGGGATTCTTCCGGAACCGGCGGCCGGAGACCTACGGTCTGCTCGCCCGGAAACTCCCGCCGGGCATGACCCCTGCGGCTTCCGGCTACCGGATGCCTGCGGAGTGGGAGCCGCACGACGCGGTCTGGCTCTCCTGGCCCCATGACCGCGAGACGTTCCCCGACCTTGCCGCGGTGGAGGGGATCTATGTCGAGATCATCGCGGCGCTCCGCGGCTCGGAGACCGTCGACCTCCTCGTCACGGGCGAAGCGATGCGCACCCGGATCGAGGCGATGCTGGAGGAGGAAGGCGTCGATACGGGCGGCATCAGGTTCCACCTCGCCAATTACGCCGATGTCTGGTTCCGGGACTACGGGCCGACGTTCCTCGTGAACAGGAAGACCGGGAACCTCGCGATGGTGAACTGGACGTTCAACGCCTGGGGGAATAAGTACGCGGAACTCATGGAGGATTCGCGGATCCCGCTTGCCATGAACCGCGAGATGGAACTCCCCCTCTTCACCCCCGGGATCGTCCTCGAGGGAGGGTCGATCGAGGTGAACGGGTGCGGCACGGTGATCACGACGGAGGCCTGCCTCTTAAACCCCAACCGGAACCCGCACCTCGCCCGGGAGGAGGTCGAGGCCTACCTGGAGGCGTACCTCGGCGCCGGCCACGTCATCTGGTTAAAGCAGGGGATTGCTGGGGACGACACCGACGGCCACGTCGACGATATCGCCCGGTTCGTGAATCCGACGACGGTCTTCTGTGCGCTCGAGGAGAACGAGGACGATGAGAACTACGCCGTTCTCCAGGAGAACTACGAGATCCTCCTCTCCTCGACCGACCAGGACGGCAACCTCTTAACGGTCATCCCCCTTCCCATGCCGGGGAGGGTCGGCGGCGCGGAGAGGCTGCCGGCGAGTTACGCGAACTTCTACATAGGAAACACCGTCGTGCTGGTGCCGGTTTTTAAGCACCCGAACGACAGGATTGCCGTAGCCCGGATCCAGCAGGTCTTCCCCGACCGGGAGGTCGTCGGGATCGACTGCACGGCGATGGTCGCGGGTTTCGGCGCGGTTCACTGCATCAGCCAGCAGCAACCGTCCGCTGCGCCCCGGATCACCTGCCCTGGGGAAGGAAGCGCATCACGAGTGGAATGA
- a CDS encoding thiamine pyrophosphate-dependent enzyme yields the protein MTPDRSSRPAGDLISPAENTWCPGCGNFSIEHMMKSAVAELSEEEGIPIENFVLLGGIGCHGKLVDYLNVNSFYGIHGRSVPAATGIRLGNPDLKVICHVGDGDIYAEGLDHLIFAAKRNSDITVVVHDNRVYGLTTGQYTPTSPAGFKGRSTPGGITEHPLNPLEVMLAAGATHIARGYTKKIRHLKNLFKEAIMHRGFSFVDVLQICATYFNLTDYYNEHAYEMKVGEVDAGRFESALGKIREWDYDREAPIPLGTFYSVEKPIYEEKFQALMAGGPERRPLVRKVIEEWR from the coding sequence ATGACCCCCGATCGATCTTCGAGACCGGCCGGCGACCTCATCAGCCCTGCGGAGAACACCTGGTGCCCCGGCTGCGGCAACTTCTCGATAGAGCATATGATGAAGTCGGCCGTCGCCGAACTCTCGGAGGAGGAGGGGATACCCATTGAGAACTTCGTCCTCCTCGGCGGGATCGGGTGCCACGGGAAACTGGTCGATTACCTGAACGTCAACAGTTTCTACGGTATCCACGGCCGTTCGGTTCCGGCGGCGACCGGGATACGCCTCGGAAATCCGGATCTGAAGGTTATCTGCCATGTCGGGGACGGGGACATCTACGCCGAGGGACTTGATCATCTCATCTTTGCAGCAAAACGGAACAGCGACATCACGGTCGTCGTCCACGACAACCGGGTCTACGGGCTGACGACGGGGCAGTACACCCCGACATCGCCCGCCGGTTTTAAGGGCCGCTCGACCCCGGGCGGCATCACGGAGCACCCCTTAAACCCGCTCGAAGTCATGCTCGCCGCCGGGGCCACGCACATAGCACGGGGCTATACGAAGAAGATCCGGCACCTAAAAAACCTCTTCAAGGAGGCGATCATGCACCGGGGGTTCTCGTTCGTCGACGTGCTCCAGATCTGCGCGACCTACTTCAACCTGACCGACTACTACAACGAGCACGCCTACGAGATGAAGGTGGGCGAGGTGGATGCCGGGAGATTCGAGAGCGCTCTCGGAAAGATCCGGGAGTGGGATTACGACCGGGAGGCGCCGATCCCGCTCGGGACGTTCTACTCGGTCGAGAAGCCGATCTACGAGGAGAAGTTCCAGGCGCTCATGGCCGGCGGGCCGGAGAGGCGGCCGCTTGTCCGGAAGGTGATCGAGGAGTGGCGGTGA
- a CDS encoding manganese efflux pump MntP encodes MEFATILLIAIGLAMDAFAVSISGGATLREGRLRWAVIAGVLFGGFQAGMPVLGWLGGVGLASLVGTYGPWIAFLLLVLIGGKMIAEAVRGDGESIRFENGAAVLLLLAVATSIDALAVGVSFAVLDTPIALPAITIGIVTFAFSAAGVLLGSAFGHIMGRKAGIVGGVILVAIGLRILFEHLFN; translated from the coding sequence ATGGAGTTTGCGACGATCCTCCTCATCGCCATCGGGCTTGCGATGGATGCGTTCGCGGTCTCGATCAGCGGAGGCGCCACCCTGCGGGAGGGGCGGCTCCGGTGGGCCGTCATTGCCGGAGTGCTCTTCGGCGGGTTTCAGGCGGGAATGCCGGTGCTCGGGTGGCTCGGGGGAGTGGGGCTCGCCTCGCTCGTCGGGACGTACGGCCCCTGGATCGCCTTCCTGCTGCTCGTCCTGATCGGCGGGAAGATGATCGCCGAGGCGGTGCGTGGGGACGGCGAGAGCATCCGGTTCGAGAACGGCGCGGCCGTCCTCCTCCTGCTCGCCGTCGCGACGAGCATCGACGCCCTTGCCGTCGGCGTCTCGTTTGCCGTTCTCGATACCCCTATCGCTCTGCCCGCAATCACGATCGGGATCGTCACCTTCGCCTTCTCCGCCGCCGGCGTCCTCCTCGGGAGCGCGTTCGGCCATATCATGGGGCGGAAGGCCGGCATCGTCGGCGGGGTGATCCTCGTCGCGATCGGGCTGCGGATCCTGTTCGAACACCTCTTCAACTGA
- a CDS encoding MFS transporter, whose translation MSITRGRRRRTIFEAKESLTAEEVDHGLRLVIRDGLSTQAMVTLTGGIFLVAFALQLGASNTVIGLLAAIPPLAELLQIPSIYIIDRIKNRRLVVVMASFAARLCWIPIILIPFFLSPGQGIIALIASITLYASFSAVSHCGWNSWMRDLIPQDRLGEFFSRRLTFSTGIALVISLVAGFFIDSWEITFPDLAAYGYSILFLLGLIAGLIGITFLARTPEPRMALEDGKDGLLAAIKKPFADLNFKNLIIFLGSWNFAVNLAAPFFTVYMLQRIGLDISIVVALSVLSQVMNIIFYRSWGRVSDRYSNKSVLAVSGPLFMLAIFAWMFVTLPNVYILTYPLLVLIHILMGISLAGVSLASGNISLKMAPQGQATSYLAASTFANSVAAGVAPILGGLFVDFFAERELIWTLIWKDPVQELVFVTLDIQQWEFFFLFAFILGLYSLHRLAVVQEEGEAKEQEVVDELIAGVRRDMRNFSPAGGLRDFVKFPFSSAGNRREKKKR comes from the coding sequence GTGAGCATAACGAGAGGACGCAGACGGCGCACGATCTTCGAGGCAAAGGAGAGCCTGACGGCCGAAGAGGTCGACCACGGCCTGAGACTCGTCATCCGCGACGGCCTTAGCACCCAGGCAATGGTGACGCTGACCGGCGGCATCTTCCTGGTAGCCTTCGCCCTGCAACTCGGGGCATCCAACACCGTCATCGGCCTGCTCGCCGCAATCCCCCCGCTCGCAGAACTCCTGCAGATACCCTCCATCTACATCATCGACCGCATCAAGAACCGCAGGCTGGTCGTCGTCATGGCATCGTTCGCGGCGCGCCTCTGCTGGATACCCATCATCCTGATACCCTTCTTCCTCTCGCCGGGGCAGGGAATAATCGCGCTCATCGCCTCGATTACCCTCTACGCATCGTTCTCGGCGGTCTCCCACTGCGGCTGGAACTCCTGGATGCGCGACCTGATACCACAGGACCGGCTCGGGGAGTTCTTCTCCCGCCGGCTGACCTTCTCCACGGGGATCGCGCTCGTCATCAGCCTCGTCGCCGGGTTCTTCATCGACTCGTGGGAGATCACCTTCCCCGACCTTGCTGCCTACGGCTACTCCATCCTCTTCCTTCTCGGGCTCATCGCCGGGCTCATCGGGATCACGTTCCTCGCCCGCACTCCCGAGCCCCGGATGGCTCTCGAAGACGGGAAGGACGGCCTGCTCGCCGCAATCAAAAAGCCGTTCGCCGACCTGAACTTCAAAAACCTCATCATCTTCCTTGGATCATGGAACTTCGCCGTCAATCTCGCGGCGCCGTTCTTCACGGTCTACATGCTGCAGAGGATCGGTCTCGATATCTCGATCGTCGTCGCCCTCAGTGTCCTCAGCCAGGTCATGAACATCATCTTCTACCGTTCGTGGGGGCGGGTCTCCGACCGCTACTCCAACAAGTCGGTTCTTGCCGTGAGCGGGCCGCTTTTCATGCTCGCGATCTTCGCGTGGATGTTCGTCACGCTCCCGAACGTCTACATCCTGACCTACCCGCTGCTCGTCCTCATCCACATCCTGATGGGGATCTCCCTTGCCGGAGTCTCGCTCGCCTCGGGCAACATCAGCCTGAAGATGGCCCCGCAGGGCCAGGCGACCAGTTATCTCGCGGCAAGCACCTTCGCGAACTCCGTCGCCGCCGGCGTCGCCCCGATCCTCGGCGGGCTCTTCGTGGACTTCTTCGCCGAGCGGGAACTGATCTGGACTCTTATCTGGAAGGACCCGGTGCAGGAACTCGTCTTCGTCACGCTCGACATCCAGCAGTGGGAGTTCTTCTTCCTCTTCGCCTTCATCCTCGGGCTCTACTCCCTCCACCGCCTGGCGGTGGTGCAGGAGGAGGGGGAGGCAAAGGAGCAGGAGGTCGTCGACGAACTCATCGCCGGGGTCAGGCGGGATATGCGCAACTTCTCCCCGGCAGGGGGACTCCGGGACTTCGTGAAGTTCCCCTTCTCGTCTGCCGGGAACCGCCGCGAGAAGAAGAAACGGTAA
- a CDS encoding NAD-dependent epimerase/dehydratase family protein, which translates to MHTDTSQTVLITGGAGFIGSHLATELLQHGYQVRILDNLMPQVHGAERRLPEHLDRRAKVLVGDIRDSHQFKEALDGADAVIHLAAVVGDRSSMYQIEKYMSVNTAGTATLLEALLDHPVKRLIVASSSAVYGEGLYCSYNGTVYPKIRRSPGETARGGWEPRSPDGEVIYPLPTPETKETSPLSVYAISKHDQEEMCRLIGESYGIPTTILRLFPVYGPHQGYANPYSGVLTEYASRLLQGFPIRLFEDGYQQRDFVSVYDAARAFRLALESPRAAGGTFNIASGRPCTFRTAADLLATMTGRQDLSPEIMRISRIGDIRHCFADISRAREVLGYEPEVPLEAGLLDLVAWVEAGIAERRKVPATIKTPGSSRLRV; encoded by the coding sequence ATGCATACGGATACCAGTCAGACCGTTCTCATCACCGGGGGAGCGGGATTCATCGGGTCGCACCTCGCGACTGAACTGCTGCAGCACGGTTACCAGGTCCGTATCCTCGACAACCTGATGCCGCAGGTGCACGGGGCGGAGCGGCGCCTGCCCGAGCACCTCGACCGGCGAGCGAAGGTTCTCGTCGGGGATATCCGCGATTCGCACCAGTTCAAGGAGGCTCTCGACGGAGCCGACGCCGTCATTCACCTTGCGGCGGTCGTCGGAGACCGGTCGAGCATGTACCAGATCGAGAAGTACATGAGCGTCAACACCGCCGGAACCGCCACTCTCCTCGAGGCGCTGCTCGACCATCCGGTCAAGCGGCTCATCGTCGCCTCGAGCAGCGCCGTCTACGGGGAGGGGCTCTACTGCTCATACAACGGCACCGTCTACCCGAAGATCCGCCGTTCCCCGGGAGAGACGGCACGGGGCGGGTGGGAACCGCGGAGCCCGGACGGGGAGGTGATCTACCCCCTCCCGACCCCGGAGACGAAGGAGACGTCGCCGCTCTCGGTCTACGCCATCTCAAAGCACGACCAGGAAGAGATGTGCCGGCTGATCGGGGAGTCCTACGGAATTCCGACGACCATTCTCCGGCTTTTTCCCGTTTACGGGCCTCACCAGGGGTATGCAAACCCGTACTCCGGCGTGCTGACCGAGTACGCGTCCCGCCTGCTCCAGGGCTTTCCCATACGCCTCTTCGAGGACGGCTACCAGCAGCGCGACTTCGTGAGCGTCTACGACGCGGCACGCGCCTTCCGCCTGGCCCTCGAGTCTCCCCGTGCCGCCGGCGGGACGTTCAACATCGCAAGCGGCCGCCCCTGTACATTTAGAACAGCCGCCGACCTTCTTGCAACGATGACCGGGCGGCAGGATCTCTCCCCGGAGATCATGCGGATCAGCCGGATCGGAGATATCCGCCACTGCTTTGCAGACATCAGCCGTGCACGGGAGGTTCTCGGCTACGAGCCGGAGGTTCCCCTCGAGGCCGGCCTGCTCGACCTGGTCGCCTGGGTCGAGGCCGGGATCGCAGAGCGGCGGAAGGTTCCTGCAACCATCAAGACACCGGGATCCTCGCGCCTGCGGGTCTGA
- a CDS encoding glucose 1-dehydrogenase, protein MKRLEGKNVLVTGGSTGIGRETAIRFADEGANVAINYHSSETEAETTLEDVQDACSIIRERGCREMLVQGDVASEEDVERIFREVLGAWGRLDVLINNAGIQTASPTHEMTLDAYDRVLAVNLRGAFLCSREAVRHFLDRGGGGVILNNTSVHETIPKPQYAPYAASKAGIGALTRTLALEYAGQGIRVNAVAPGAIATPINREWVDDPEKKAAVEGHIPMGRAGEPGEIAAVFAFLASDEAAYITGQTIYVDGGLTLYPDFRTPWSSGS, encoded by the coding sequence ATGAAACGGCTGGAGGGAAAGAACGTCCTCGTCACCGGCGGCTCGACCGGAATCGGCCGGGAAACGGCGATCCGGTTCGCGGACGAGGGGGCAAACGTCGCCATAAACTATCACTCGAGCGAGACGGAGGCGGAGACGACGCTTGAAGACGTGCAGGATGCCTGCAGCATCATCCGTGAGAGAGGATGCCGGGAGATGCTGGTACAGGGGGATGTCGCGAGCGAAGAGGACGTTGAGCGTATATTCCGGGAGGTTCTTGGGGCGTGGGGGAGGCTTGACGTCCTGATCAACAACGCAGGCATCCAGACCGCGAGCCCGACCCACGAGATGACTCTGGACGCCTACGACCGGGTTCTCGCGGTGAACCTCCGGGGCGCGTTCCTCTGCTCCCGCGAGGCGGTGCGGCACTTCCTCGATCGTGGGGGAGGGGGCGTCATCCTCAACAACACCTCGGTTCACGAGACGATTCCGAAACCGCAATACGCCCCCTACGCCGCGAGCAAGGCGGGAATCGGGGCCCTTACGAGGACGCTCGCACTCGAGTATGCCGGGCAGGGCATCCGGGTCAATGCGGTCGCCCCCGGAGCGATCGCGACGCCGATCAACCGGGAATGGGTGGACGATCCCGAGAAGAAGGCGGCTGTCGAGGGGCACATCCCGATGGGGCGCGCCGGAGAGCCCGGGGAGATCGCCGCGGTCTTTGCCTTCCTTGCCTCGGACGAGGCTGCTTACATCACCGGGCAGACGATCTACGTCGACGGCGGGCTGACGCTCTACCCCGACTTCAGGACACCGTGGTCGTCGGGAAGTTGA
- a CDS encoding TMEM175 family protein, whose translation MKQGDGTGRESEASLGYPKNRAEALTDGIFAFAMTLLVISLDIPEGLRDPSDAAVAAMLAGQVPALFHYFLAFFILASFWIAHHAQIDRLRHIDRTFLWINIGALMFVVLVPFSVSLISDYPGETFAAVIFEANLLFIGLLFAAQWWYAAHDRRLVRPGTEIRRGNQRVMVVPAISVIAILLALAGWDWSTATYAIIPLVMRFLPQGR comes from the coding sequence ATGAAGCAGGGAGACGGCACCGGGAGAGAGTCGGAAGCATCCCTGGGTTATCCGAAGAACAGGGCGGAGGCGCTCACCGACGGCATATTTGCCTTCGCCATGACCCTCCTGGTAATCAGCCTCGACATCCCGGAAGGCTTGCGCGACCCCTCCGATGCCGCCGTCGCCGCGATGCTTGCCGGCCAGGTTCCCGCCCTCTTCCACTACTTCCTCGCGTTCTTCATCCTCGCTTCTTTCTGGATAGCGCACCACGCCCAGATCGACCGGCTCCGGCATATCGACCGCACCTTCCTCTGGATCAACATCGGGGCGCTGATGTTCGTAGTGCTGGTACCGTTCTCCGTCTCCCTCATCAGCGACTATCCGGGTGAGACCTTCGCGGCAGTCATCTTCGAGGCGAACCTCCTCTTCATCGGCCTGCTCTTTGCCGCCCAGTGGTGGTATGCCGCGCATGACCGCCGGCTCGTCCGGCCCGGCACCGAGATCCGCCGCGGGAACCAGCGGGTGATGGTGGTGCCGGCCATCTCCGTCATCGCAATCCTGCTCGCTCTCGCCGGCTGGGACTGGAGCACGGCGACCTACGCAATCATTCCACTCGTGATGCGCTTCCTTCCCCAGGGCAGGTGA
- a CDS encoding 2-oxoacid:acceptor oxidoreductase subunit alpha gives MAEYSVLIGGKAGEGINTAGLSIAGLFSRLGYRTYMYFDYPSLIRGGHNFAIIRAADRAIGAHRTPVDVLLAFDQNSIDNHRESIHDGTTVVHDASAVVRGEGYGLPLDDIVKEEKAPPITKNSAMLGALARVAGIGREVLEDVLRGSVPAKHLEANLRVAGRGYDAVEGVFTVEPVDAPALPVLTGNEVAGLGLVHGGLESYVAYPMTPTSSILHFLANRAEDLSIGVIHPENEISVILMALGLGYAGKKTAVGTSGGGFCLMTEGLSLAGMSEIPVTIVMGQRPGPSTGIPTYTAQGDLHFVLNAGQGEFPRLVVAPGDLEETYVWSAAALMLSWKYQVPAIVLTDKTLGEGAYSFDLGAITPLPDRQPVLWDGAGEYRRYARTEDGVSPLAFPGRAGATIKASSYAHDEVGFTTEEPTETREVQEKMLRKEESLKAELATYPTVKTYGARDAGTTIVCWGSQKWVCIEAAERLGARVVHPLVLSPFPTRAWKEAMIGAGKVACVENNATGQFARLLRQQGFDPGRSVLKYDGRPFAVDELEARLTEVFT, from the coding sequence ATGGCCGAATACTCCGTACTGATCGGCGGGAAGGCGGGGGAGGGGATCAACACGGCGGGCCTCTCCATCGCCGGTCTCTTCTCCCGCCTCGGCTACCGCACCTACATGTACTTCGATTATCCCTCGCTCATCCGGGGCGGGCACAACTTCGCGATCATCCGGGCCGCGGATAGAGCGATCGGGGCGCACCGCACCCCGGTCGACGTCCTCCTCGCCTTCGACCAGAACAGCATCGACAACCACCGCGAAAGCATTCACGACGGCACGACGGTCGTCCACGACGCATCAGCGGTGGTGCGGGGCGAGGGCTACGGCCTCCCGCTCGACGATATCGTCAAAGAGGAGAAAGCGCCCCCGATCACCAAAAACTCCGCGATGCTCGGGGCGCTTGCCCGGGTGGCGGGGATCGGGCGGGAGGTGCTCGAGGATGTCCTTCGCGGAAGCGTTCCGGCAAAGCACCTGGAGGCGAACCTCAGGGTCGCCGGCCGGGGCTACGACGCCGTGGAGGGCGTCTTCACCGTCGAGCCGGTCGATGCCCCGGCGCTTCCGGTTCTGACCGGCAACGAAGTCGCAGGACTCGGGCTCGTCCACGGCGGGCTGGAGTCCTACGTCGCCTACCCGATGACACCGACATCGAGCATCCTCCACTTCCTCGCGAACCGCGCCGAAGATCTCTCGATCGGGGTCATCCACCCCGAAAACGAGATCAGCGTCATCCTGATGGCACTCGGGCTCGGCTACGCCGGGAAGAAGACGGCGGTCGGCACCTCGGGCGGCGGGTTCTGCCTGATGACCGAGGGGCTCTCGCTTGCCGGGATGTCGGAGATTCCCGTGACGATCGTGATGGGGCAGCGGCCCGGCCCGAGCACCGGCATACCGACCTACACCGCACAGGGCGATCTCCATTTCGTCCTGAACGCAGGCCAGGGCGAGTTCCCCCGGCTCGTCGTCGCTCCGGGCGACCTCGAGGAGACCTACGTCTGGTCGGCGGCCGCCCTGATGCTCTCCTGGAAGTACCAGGTTCCCGCGATCGTCCTGACCGATAAGACACTTGGGGAAGGCGCTTACTCATTCGATCTCGGGGCGATCACCCCGCTTCCCGACCGCCAGCCGGTGCTCTGGGACGGTGCAGGCGAGTATCGCCGGTACGCCCGGACAGAGGACGGGGTATCGCCGCTCGCCTTCCCCGGAAGAGCGGGGGCAACCATCAAGGCAAGCAGTTACGCCCACGACGAGGTCGGGTTCACGACGGAAGAGCCGACCGAGACGAGGGAGGTGCAGGAGAAGATGCTCAGGAAGGAGGAGAGCCTGAAGGCGGAACTTGCCACCTACCCGACGGTGAAGACCTACGGCGCACGGGACGCCGGGACGACGATCGTCTGCTGGGGGTCGCAGAAGTGGGTCTGCATCGAGGCTGCCGAGCGGCTCGGAGCACGGGTCGTCCACCCGCTCGTCCTCTCGCCGTTCCCCACCCGCGCCTGGAAGGAGGCGATGATCGGGGCGGGGAAGGTTGCCTGCGTCGAGAACAACGCCACCGGACAGTTCGCCCGCCTCCTCCGCCAGCAGGGGTTCGATCCGGGTCGATCTGTCCTGAAGTACGACGGACGGCCGTTCGCGGTCGACGAACTGGAGGCACGGCTTACGGAGGTCTTCACATGA